A segment of the Gossypium hirsutum isolate 1008001.06 chromosome D10, Gossypium_hirsutum_v2.1, whole genome shotgun sequence genome:
TTAAATATAGATGagtatataatattaattttatatttttaaaaattaaggaaatgtctaaaaattaaaagttctaaattatgattttagtataaATTATTCCCTATATGTTGTTAATGTGATAGTTGAAAGATGACGGTTTTTCACAAAAGAAAGTAGAAAAGAAAGTTGTAGGCTAAGGTCGACATTTCGCCcttgtttccttttttttcttttttccgtATGACAGGCAATTTACATGAAACAACTGAGAAAGCAAGAATTCAGCTTACTTCCCATTTTtgaatcttcttcttttttctcgtTTCGATTGAAGATTCGCACTACTTTCCTCTTAATATCTGAGACGACTGCATTAAAACCTTAACTCTCTTTTTGTCTATATAAACTTGGTTCCGAAAACCCATTTCTGCaaatccaacttagttttcaatTATATCATCTTTGCTTTAATTTCTTTCATTGTTCATATTTGAACCCGCAAATGATGAGAAGCGAAGAATATAAACGCATTCTTCGTTGTTTCGACAAAGATGGAGATGGGAAAATTTCAGCGTGGGAGTTAAGGCATAGACTAGGACGGATGGGCGGAGAGTTGATGTTAAATGAAGAAGAAGCATTGGGCTGGAACGGGAATGGGTTATTGGATTTGGAGGACGTAATAGAGTTGATGgaaggaggaggagaagaagaaaagatgaaggaTTTGAGAGAAGCATTTGAGATGTATGATGGAGAAGGAAGTGGGTTCATTACACCCCAAGGACTGAACAAAATGCTGACAAAACTTGGGGAGTCAAAGTCGATTGATGAATGTATGGTGATGATCATGCATTTTGATATCAATGGTGATGGAGTTATCAGCTTTGATGAATTCAGAGTAATGATGCAGTAATATAAGGCCATGgttgttccttttttttttcctttgcttTCCATCTGTGTCAGGGATCATCATTCATTATattcttttaactaatagaaattgTTCCAACAAGTTAAATATACTCCATCATGAAAGTGGGCGGTGGTTAATAATAATCTTCTCCGTAAACTATAAGTAAGTTcagttttaataatttaattcgaattatttaatttttttatttaagttaatttgatATTGTTATTGACTGCTCACACTAATTAAAAtgactcttttctttttcttttttttataaagcaATTTTGAATCTATAAATCTGtaaattaaaatctaaacaattttcttcttaatttttcgATATTAACTATTAAATCGACTTAAATTTAGAATATATTTTGTTTCTCATCATACCAATTATCGAATCACCGCTTAGAACTCATtagttgatatttttttttaaaatgaataatagtttaattatttaaatgaaagtttttgaataattcaataactattttataattttttgtaattttgtaaccAAATCATAAATTTATGAATCGTATAATGATCTTGTCTGCTGTTAACCCTAATTTTAATCCTACCAATGGACATGCGACGATGAATTAGACTTGATGTCGTTTATTAGTTTATTTGTGGTCAGAAGAGGGTACAACGCGGGTAACAGACAACGTTGGAGAGAAGTCTGGTCTCCCCTGTTTGTATCTTCAGATTCAATATAAAGTAGCCCACAAGTACCAACTACATAGAGAGAGTTTAACATAAAGGACTACGTCAAAAAGTCATTTTCTTAAAGAAGAATcttgaataatatataaattcattTCTAAACTACActgaattaatttattataaataattaacaaaaaaaaaactctcatcACTTTATTCTTATTGTAattaacaaacaaaaacaaaaattttattgcttaaatcataaaccctaactcCTACACTAATATAACAAAAACAGAAAATTTGCTTTACTATTATTAgtcgttaatttttttatttaattaattaatacaaatttaggataattaaaattaaaatgttgttCCCTAATTAACGAaattaatataacaaaaaatcatattcaaaatataaattataaaaactcagttttatttatttatttatttaagactTAGTATTTGTATACTagtggtgttttttttttaatttcataaccaaatttaaaaatattcttttataattatttttaaatattttactatataaaaataaatttactatatCTTATAAGACAATTCACATCATTCTTTGTGGttgaaaatataccaaatattttccCATTAACTAATAGAAACTAAAATATTATTGCTGACCAAATCATAGGACTAGGGTGGCTTGTGGCTCGCCTATTTCATATCAAGAACTCTATCATTGGAGAGCAAATCTAAAGAAAGATTAGGATGGATTTACACCTCCTTAAACCCAAACCCTTGGATACTTGTTCAGTTGTCCACCGCCAACCAATGTTCCTGTTCCTTGCTCTGCCATAACCATCATCTGTCGAGTAGTGATTTCTGGCTAAGAATTTGATGGTTGAAGAAATTATGCTTTCATCATGTTCATGTTTTATTCATGGTTTTTAAAACCGGACAGGTTAGATTGAGAATGGGACAATATATCAATTTGGGCAGAAGGTTGAACTGAAATTTAAACAAACCACTAGAAACTGGTTGAACcgaatttaaaaatcaaaatttaaaccaGGCAGAATGATCTGCATCACGCTAAAACCGCTTAATTACACGCACGAAATCCTCCCCCCAAAAACAAACTCGTTCAAAGTTGCAGTTTCCATTATCAAAGAAACATCTCATCATATGTAAGAAAATTAAGAGCAGAAGAGATTTCGCATGGAAAATTCGTCTTTGAGATTTACTATTCGTACATAATAGACATATCCCATACTTCGGTTTTACAGATCAGGACTGACCTCCCTTCTTTGTATTTGTATGTACACGAAATCCCACAGGTAGATTCATTCAAGATCGTCTTCAGATTAAAATTCAGTGTCGAAACAGGATACCATGATCTTTGAAACCATTGACCTCGCAAAAGGGATGTAGCTCAAGCTATACCTGTAAATCATGTAAATCAACCAGCTTCTCAACTTCCATCCAAGTTAACTCCATCTTATACGAGAAGGGAATGTCAACAGTACATATGAAGCTTTTAATTCAATGGTTCTATATTACTGTTAATGCATATATCGATACACGTATAAATGAAGAAAACTTCCAAAATACATTTAGATATTTAGAGAAAGCATCAAAGAAGTTCTGAATAACACATAAAGAATAAAAGATGAGAACAAAGAAATAATGCATCCTTGTCTCAAACCAAATTGTTGCACTAATTCTATAGATAAAAACCTAAAGACATCTAATAACTGGATGTATCTAGTGCACCATTTTTAAGTTCATAAGTTCCTATACAAAGCTATAAAGTGAATCATATCTATGAGAAATTACGTAATATTTGTCtatctaaaatcaaattatccATTAATATTGTATACAGATATATTTACACCACTTTTTCAGTTTGAATTTCCTTTCACCATCTCCATTCTTTTATCGACTTTAACTATTAACTTCACATACGAGATTATTTCAAAgttttaaacaaatttttattgattGCAAATCCGTTCCATTAGGACACAAAATAGGAAACTATATTTACGCTAATATGTAATCAGTTCCTTAATAATTTGATGTCCAAAAATTAATATCCATTCACCTTATGACCATATAATCAATATAAAGCAATTATTAAAAGCATGCATATCAGGAACTGTACAAGACAACGTGTTATGCTTCTTCGAATTCATTATGTCTCGTTCACACATTTTCAATAGGAAACCACAATTATGTCACGAAGATCGAAGACTAATAAACGCATGCATGACCAATTAGAATTCTCAGAAAATGGAAGTCTTAACACTGTGCTTTCCCAGGTAGTTTGTAGACCACGTATCTCCTATAAGTAGAAGTACAGTGGAGGGAAACTCTTCTTACCATTCACAGAGAATCAGAAAAGGAATTGGAAGGAGAGAAACGTTGTCTGATCAAAGAGGTAGAGACTGATCGCTAGTTATGGCTGGCACCACACTGGAGATGGGTTTGCTGGTTTATAGGATCTGCACTACTGCTCATAGCTAATTGGCTTGGGCAAATATGTATACGGGCAATTTTATGAATGCTTTTGTGGGACAAACCTATGCTAGGAAAGGCcgttaattttaattctctaatTAAGGGTTAGATTTCATGattgtgaatttatttcaattgatTCCTTTCCTTTCTAGAATAGGTTTCCTATTTATGTAACGAGTCCCAAGGTTTCAATCTGCTTTTGACAAGTCTGAAATGTCAACCACAATAGGTTGTTCTAGAAATCGAGATAAAGAGAACACAATTGACTTTAGCTTGCCCATCAATCATGCTGCAACACGAAGATAATTTCGCATATTCTTAACATGCAAAGTTCATTTTCTATTAAActattcaatttattaaatttgattggTCTTTTTGCCATTTCCAACTAAAAGAAAATCCTAATTTTATCATTACCACAACAGGACTAATACTAAGAACAATACTCGTTTGAGTTTTCCATGAGAACAATACAATTGCAAACCAAACGCAAACCACAAGACTCTCACATCCTTGGGCATTTTACTTGCTAGGGAATAGAAGATGCTGACACAAACCAAATCCAGTAGTATCTATAATATAAGTCTAGCCTACAATGGAATACAATCTAAACCATACATAGCCTACAATGGAATACAATCTGAACCATACCCCAATGATATATGCTTGCCCCATTCACAGCATGACCTTTTTTATAAGAGGAGAAATTAATATATCCTGATCCAAACCATTTTGCTCTTACTTGTGGTATGTGCTGCATACTCATTTATTTGAAATGCTACACAGGGCAAATAATAATTGTTTGGCTCTTTAAAGAACCATAATTCCTTTGCAATGTGGTAACATTTAAAAGCTATAAGTAGTAAATTGAGTTCAACATACCAAATCAGTGCACCAAATTCTAACATGATAGCCAGAAGTGTCAATAGCTTGTTACGAACCTGTTCAGTAAGAAGGGAGAGCTAAGGTTATCACTTAACCTATTGCATTCTAAAATTACTGAAAGCTAAAaagaatgtaaaagaaaaaaagatgtgGATTTATAAAAGTGGAAATAAATGCTGATAGTGACTTACATAGAAGGCACAAAACAGAGCAATTATCATACTTGCAAGATATATAGCTGTTGCATATATACGAACAGGATCAAGCATCATTGACACCTGCCTTTTTGGACCAATGAGGAATGCGGTGCTGCCATACAAAAGACTCCAACTTAGCATCTGAAATAAACACAATATCCacaaagaaaaattataaaagaaatagagctaCTTTGACAAGGGCCTACAAATGCTTAGGTATAAAGTATAAAAAAGCAACAAAGAAACCAACCATCTGCAAAAAGTTCAGAATCCACATAATATGTCAAAATAGAGGTTCATGAATAAGAATAGCGACTTTTACATAAAGAAGCAAAAATAATGACTCAAAACATGAGAAAGTTAAGGAAAGATGAGGAAAAAACTGGCTATATTTAGTTCTTAAAGGAGTAAAGGTAACTAAGCTTTCAAGGAATTATAGTGTGGCTCAGCGTGGAACCAGTAGAACTTCATTACATACATGAACCCATGTTCAAGAAGCTCAGCATGAATCCAGTTCAACTTTGCTGTGGATTAAGAACTAAGATCCttcactaataataataaaaattccaATCCCCTGTACTCTTTACACATTTGAAATTCAATCACTCTACTTTTAATACCAAGAATCTAGTACCTCTACTCTTTTGATAAGACTGTCAAAGGACTTCCATTGAATTGGATTATacagtatttttaaaatttaaaaaaaaaaagctcacATGGCTAATTTAAAACTGAGTGAAAGCAAAGTAagcattaaaaagaaaaagaaagtattGACTTTCACTCAACTTCTTTGAAACAGTGTTGAAAAACATTACAACCCCATATTCaactattttatttgtttatttggcCTTCTACGTGTGAAATATTCACCAGgtgagtaatttttttattttaaaaatgccACATAATCTAGTCGAATCAAATTCTTTTGATGGTGTTATCATTtggatttaaattattaaatcaaaagtgtaaagggactaaattcctgGGATTAGAAGtagaaagactaaatttcaaatgtgcGAAGGGTACAAAGACTGAGAGCATAATTAGACCTAATAATAATATCAACTCACTATTTATGTTCTATAGTAACACTTGGTAGGAATGAAAAAGAGAACCtcatttttcttatttgttttgaagaaaaatggAAACATACAATGCATTCTTTCACACAGAAAATCCACTCTAaaggaaaatgaaacaaaaaaactAAACCTAGATTCTTTCCATTCCTCCCAATTGCACTATGGCATACAAAAAATTGTTGAATCTCACAGTTTTCACGCTCCCTATTTATTCTGGTTATTCCTTAGCAACCTAAGTGTCAACGAGAAGTGCAGAAAATCACATGCATGCTTTTGATAATTTATACAAGCCACCAAAATCAACAGAATCCATGAATGAAGCTCACAAACATTTGTTCAGTAATCGGGACAATTGATGTACCTTCTCAGATTTAACATTTTCTTTGGTTGGTATTTCAAAACATGATATTAACAAAGGATGTTTGTTTTAAAAGAAAGACTACTCTCTTTACTCGATATTCCAAGTATGCTGAGAGGTTGAAATGTGCTATACTTACTTAGAGATTAAACCATTTGGTCTTGTGGGTTACATAGCACTCACATTGGATCTCTTGGTCCACATGTTTCATTATTGTTAGTTGGCATATTTGGAAACTAAGGAATAAATATGTCTTTCAGGAAGAGTTTAAGCAGCCACCAAATGCTATTTGTTTGATCCTTCCTTATCATTTGAGATTATTTACAGTTTAGGTGCTAAAGGAAACTACTAGTGCTCAGCAAGTAAAACTTAATGCATGGAAATTTCCTCCACAAAATTATGTGAAGATGAATGTTGATGGCGCTTCTTATTCCGATCCAGGTAATCTTGCAGCCGGTGGACAATGCACAGGTAGTTGAGGCAATGGTTATCATTTATCAGCTTTACTAGGACACTTGGTAGGGGCTTGGTAGGGCTATATGCTATTTACATTGGAATGCTCTTAGCTTCAAAACAAGGATATTGGAGGGAAAAAATTGGGTCCGATTCACTCTTGACTCTAAAAAAGATTTTACAGCCTCTGCAGAACAAGTAATCCTTATACCAGGGAATTTTTTACTGTAAAATGTTGATGAGTAGACATTGCCATTTTTTGGTCATATATATAGGGAGGCCAATATTTATTCTGACTTTTTGGCGAATTGGGTACAAGGCTGGGAATACTGAAGTTACTAAATATCATATCTGCTAGACGCTTTAGTTGGTTTTTTTCACATTAGTATACAGCAAGAACTACAAGCCTACAGCTTTATTGCTTAACTAGTTTCCACCACtcctaaaataaaagaataaaaaaaaataaaagcataaacaATTAAACCATTAGAACATGTGACTATATGCACTTGcaggaaaaaaattgaataagaaaaatgaacaatGACATgttataattttactaacaaattAGGAGCCTGACAAATAAGTACATAAATTTAGATACAAACCTTCCAAGTGCAAGCAAATTGCCAAATGTAAATGTGATTCCAAACTTGATTGGATGGAAGAAAACAAGGATTGACTGTGAgatgaagaaaaagtgaaattagattAGTATATCCAACAGCACCAAATTCAATGAAGCAAAGTGAAGCAATATAATAACtacataaaaaatttcaaagcacTATCCTATTAACCAGAAAGTGCTCAAGACTGAACTTCCAAGTTTTCTAGCAACACAAAGGAACAATATCAATCACCATCTTCATATGTATAAAAGTGAGGGAAAAGAAGATGCTATCTTACTTAGCAGTGCAAGCTGAGATAACTAAAATTCCAAACTTCtgattaacataaaataaaataaaataaaaaaatcaatgcaACAATACGTCAAACAAACATTAAAGAGAAACAATAGCAAACACTTGTCAAAAATCGAGAGGATGGACAGAAGAAATTgtaaattagacaaattttgaAGACACACTACATACATCTTATTTCACACAAATCTCGGTCTCCCAAGCAAAAGCAAGTTTCCATGGACAAGAACTCATAAGACTCAGAGAAAGtttcaaaacataaatatctTGTGAGGAATGCAAACAACAAAAATAGATCTCTTGGAACCTGAATTCTGAagattgatataatatataaccAGCTATCAACACAAATTTCTTAATAGTAGAAACTTTTAGTAGGTTTAAGGAATTATTGTCAAGGAACTTTTAGAGCTTTGTTTCAATATCTCTTCCAGTATACAAAGCCTTGTACTATTTTCTTCAAGAACAATTAAACACTACGAAATTGTAATTTTCCAGGAAAGGTCAATGATTAACAGCATGAGTTTTAAAGAATGTAACTCCATAACTATTGTAGTCTAAAGCACCCCAAAAGTAACACTTATATACATTAAGAAAAGTTCTTTAAATAAACTACCATCAAATATAGCAATTTGAAGagcttagggttttttttttttcatttgtcaGCATTTGCTTAATTTAAGCTTTTAAAATAGAATGcttaaatggtaaaaaaaaaaaaaaaaaacaacgcAAATAACAGATCAAAAAAATCCAGTAGATAAACACAATCATAAAGTGAGCACATCAAGGAGAACTTCAATagttgaaagaaaaggaaaacagGAAAGAAGAGGGGGGCAGGTGGTCAAACAAAGAGTACTAGATGAAAAGAAAGGAATGCAACCCTCACAATCATATAGCCttctttaggctcttatggtaattaaaattatttcagGTCTAGGAGAAATAAATCCAATCATCAGTTTACTTAGTTGCCACTTAGAAATTACTTTTTGCCACTTAGAAATTACTTTATTGAAGTAGTCATATCTATTTGAAAGGCTACGTCAAAGGGAAACCAAGTAACAATGGACTATTAGAACTaacaatacaagtaaccatatggGGAAGTACTTACCAGGAGTGTACAAGTCAACCCAGAAACCAAGCAGATGGCAAACCCATAAAACCTCTAAAACATGAGATAAAtcaagcaattagttcaaataaaTTAGTCTTACTTTCTTTACTTGCTTTTAACTTCTAAAAGAGTTGCTAAAAGAAAAAGCAGAGGATAACAAATAATAGCATAATTGGTAAAAAGGAGAACAAAACACTAAAGTGCAACTTCGATTCTAATATAACTATTCGATCTATATGAGCAAAAAGGAAGCTAATGCATATCTACTCAACACCTAGCAGTTAATTTGGATATATATAACTAAACAATGAAATATTGGCATAAATGAGATCCTGTATCTGAAAGCACTACAATTGAACTGAGTGTCATGGGTTGACACACGAGAGACGCACATTGAATGTTTTCAGAAAAATTGAAAGGTGGCCCCCAGATCTCAAGTTGGAAGAAAATTATGCAAATTCCAACTAATTTAAGCGGAGATGAGTGAGAAGAAGCAAGTAAGACAAAGCAatacaaagaaagaaaaagaacgaAAGAAACCTGTTTGGGGGTCAAAGTGCACTGGCGATTGAAATCGTCCATGAAAGAGAAAGAGTTTCCATCTTCTTCAATTGCAGGCTGTTGGTGCTCATCTTCCACCTCCATTCCCACCAGCATTTTCATCTTCTCAAACGCATTGTTCATCTTCTCCATCTTCTCCTAACCGTTCTCTCTCGGAATTCCTACGGTCAGACTGGATCTGAATCCACTCACTGCTTTGCCCGGAGAGAATGAATTGTTAGTAATTTCTTCGGATTTACTCTGCGTTCTTTTgctttaattttaagaaaaattgaaaGCTACAAGATTCCCACCTTCCTGTTATTTCATGGGCTCCTTTTATCTCTTGGGCTGAACCTCATCTCGGGTTCATCTTCTCCATTTGGGTTCAACCTCTACTTTTAACCCAAACCCTAAATTCAACCCAATTTACCTACCAGCCCAACTCCAATTAAAGATATATAATCAATGATTCAAACTGGAATCATCAAAATTCAGCTTATAGAAAGCCAATAACTCAAACATATCTAGCTCAAATTCTAAATGAAGTAAATAACTTACTTAAAATagatataattcaattttataacAATAATACCTATAATACAAATTACATGAGATTTTCGTTTTGAAAATACAAGACATTTCTATAATATGAAACACAGGACACATTGAATATTTTCTTCTTAATGGTGTGCTTGATATAGaagaaaaattagagaaaagaaaataagagagatGATCATTTTTACTATAATGCATAAAAAACAATTCTTTCAAATTGAAATGATGAGAAGAGAGAAAATCAGAAATATGTGTACGTTAGTActaaattatgcatttttcaaattatttattttcttttattttatttttcaacccTACCAAACAATGGATGAAAagaaatttactttttcttttcatttttccatCCTTCCTACTAAGCTCaccaatgaaaagaaaaattatactctccatctttctattttttttatcccTTCAatttttcactttccaattttttttccaCTGTACTAAGAAAAGCTTAGGGCTTCTTCACTTGTACATTCTGCCTTTCCTTTAAGGTTGTGACTGCCTCCGGACGTACCAACGTATAGAGTAAAAATCATGCAAAAATTTTGTCAAAAAGCGGTATCCACAAGCATTCGAGTCAAGttataatatagttacaacggagtaggtaagtactccgaggatcgtacccaagggaggcaaaCACTAAACTAATTCTAATCTAAGCATAAATGGATCTAATTAATATTCTATCAAATTCTAGTACAAAGAATTAAAAGGAacgtttttaataaattatactaaaaataataaggaggtaaataaatgaaaagcaaggaatcaaataattgaatatatatCAAATCTGGGTataggtgattagctcgctttggtagTCATAATCAACTGTCTTCTCGGGTTTTCTTGTTCAACCAACTAGTCAATGccctagcaggatcttccgaTACATCCACTAAAATATTGAGTtggtaagaactacttatctttcgacctcacagtccagacggTTCAAGGTTAAGGTGTTCAGGGATAAGcaataccaaatttgggttaattatcatcttgatgacttcctaggttTGTCAAGCCTAAGGTTTAAATTATTCATTTCCTAAACAACTGATCCGTTAATAAATCCctataaaacaattaattattcATACTTCTACTCGTTAATCCCccacaagaggattagttcctcatagatctaataaaaaacataaacttgaatgaaagaatgaacATAAAGAAAAATTCAAGAATAGAGTTCAGAAGCCTATTTGTATTGAAATTCAACGTAGAATCCTCACAGAGTTGAAAGTAATTCCAGAAtctaatttcttcaaaaaggTAAATAACAAGAACAAgaataaaatctaaaacctaagaaaagagaaaaactaaatactaaacctaaagagaaaattatacaatatgaatGATTTTTCTTAATGTGtgctaaatgagcctatttataaacTTTAAGGTGGTGtcatcctcaaccctaggtcagctATTGTCCTCGtgtttaatgtttgattgtgcggACCAAAACATTATTGGCTCGTAGTTATTTCCCATACAGAGGTGATGTTGCGGCACACCAGgtcctgtgtcgcgacatcgagggTAGTATGCTCAGCTTTAAGGTGTTTgtaggggtatgtcgcgacatcaTCAGGCTGTGTCGAGACATTGAAGGCGGTCTtggatttttttcttattttgctccctatgttgcgacatcgcaTGCTCTATGCTGCAATCTAGCGACCAGTATCGAGTTagtatgccttctaatggtctcctgcacactcacaaagtatattgctcacccttaggcctcatttggcccctaaggtcaataaaagactcaaattacacattttattaacttaactaatactTACAAAAAGGTAATTAGTACTTAATTGAAATGCTcatgttcaagctcctaaagtatgaaaactagtttaatctgccaTATTGAATTACGGTAGATCAAACTCCCTCATACTTAAGTCATTGTTTGTCTtcaagcaacataaacaaaaataataaatgaataaatgaccCTTTAACAAATATAGTACAAGTGTTAGCTTTGGGGCACATGAATAAGAATTTCATACTCATATATAATATTGGCATGAGATATAACTGACTTACCACTTTTATTATTAGACACCTGAGTTCAGTGTATTACAAAGCATACAAGCATTAAGGGTCTCAAACGTAAgaatccatcaataaattatacaattaatttgattatcctagcaaaATACAAATAATCGTAAATGCACTTATTCAATATGATTTTGAATTGTGAATAAgtctacctagatcacatagggcTTTTTGGCTT
Coding sequences within it:
- the LOC107914424 gene encoding vesicle transport protein SFT2B, which encodes MEKMNNAFEKMKMLVGMEVEDEHQQPAIEEDGNSFSFMDDFNRQCTLTPKQRFYGFAICLVSGLTCTLLSILVFFHPIKFGITFTFGNLLALGSTAFLIGPKRQVSMMLDPVRIYATAIYLASMIIALFCAFYVRNKLLTLLAIMLEFGALIWYSLSYIPFARSMVSKIMVSCFDTEF
- the LOC107915863 gene encoding putative calcium-binding protein CML19 yields the protein MMRSEEYKRILRCFDKDGDGKISAWELRHRLGRMGGELMLNEEEALGWNGNGLLDLEDVIELMEGGGEEEKMKDLREAFEMYDGEGSGFITPQGLNKMLTKLGESKSIDECMVMIMHFDINGDGVISFDEFRVMMQ